The following are from one region of the Silene latifolia isolate original U9 population chromosome 9, ASM4854445v1, whole genome shotgun sequence genome:
- the LOC141600571 gene encoding uncharacterized protein LOC141600571: protein MNPIKVATTSFEEGFRFEGKLEIDYVLFSDPPAAVTEPDATSIETTPPVISVVKSNAEAIKKHDKDNKTAKCHLLNHMTNTLFDLFMVHKSAKTIWELLGKKYGADDVGKKKYVVEKWLGFQMVDDKPIMEQVHVYANFCADVVNEGMKLDEIFLANVLLEKIPPSWSDYKNHLKHKKKNLSLQELVGHMRTDEANRLKDKTINVFVNALNAFVKANLVESGGPSYAEKSKGKGKAKVGLTKGQGQAKKNDPAKHTKPVAKIQKTKGPIVCYVCGKAGHKAYQCSEKKSVEANVVTDDVIVAVVMEANLVDNVAE, encoded by the exons ATGAATCCCATCAAGGTAGCGACGACAAGTTTTGAGGAAGGATTCAGATTTGAGGGTAAG TTAGAAATTGATTATGTCTTGTTCTCTGACCCTCCTGCTGCTGTAACCGAACCTGATGCTACGTCTATTGAGACCACCCCACCTGTTATTTCTGTGGTTAAGTCAAATGCAGAGGCTATTAAGAAACATGACAAGGATAATAAAACGGCTAAGTGTCAcctccttaatcatatgactaaTACGCTTTTTGACTTATTTATGGTTCATAAATCTGCTAAGACCATATGGGAATTGCTAGGAAAAAAATATGGGGCTGATGATGTGGGTAAAAAGAAATATGTCGTTGAGAAGTGGCTTGGGTTTCAGATGGTAGATGACAAACCAATTATGGAACAAGTTCACGTCTATGCGAATTTTTGCGCTGATGTCGTTAATGAGGGGATGAAACTAGATGAGATTTTTCTAGCAAATGTGTTACTCGAAAAAATCCCTCCTTCCTGGTCTGACTATAAGAACCATCTTAAGCATAAGAAAAAAAACCTTTCACTTCAAGAACTAGTGGGTCACATGAGGACCGATGAGGCAAATCGTCTCAAAGACAAAACCATTAATGTGTTTGTAAATGCTCTTAATGCTTTTGTTAAAGCTAATCTGGTTGAGTCTGGTGGTCCGTCTTATGCTGAAAAGtccaagggtaagggtaaggctaAGGTTGGTCTGACTAAGGGACAGGGTCAAGCTAAGAAGAATGATCCAGCGAAGCACACTAAACCGGTTGCTAAGATCCAGAAAACTAAGGGGCCAATTGTTTGCTATGTCTGTGGAAAAGctggtcacaaagcctaccaatgctCTGAAAAGAAATCTGTTGAAGCCAATGTTGTGACTGATGATGTCATTGTTGCTGTGGTTATGGAAGCTAATCTGGTTGATAATGTTGCTGAATGA